In Dehalococcoidia bacterium, the following are encoded in one genomic region:
- a CDS encoding alpha/beta hydrolase, with amino-acid sequence MASEAMQALTAQIREQAGALGELDLPGMRAWYDGVGTQTPLGADVKVQEVSAGGVPAEWVSTPDAGNGVVLYLHGGGYVIGSPTSHRELCSRIARASGARVLLLNYRLAPESPFPAAVDDAVKAYRFLLAEGVEPSKIIVSGDSAGGGLTLATLVALRDAGERLPAGGVPLSAWTDLAQTGGTIQSKAEEDPIVTGEMLTGMSATYLNGADNTHPLASPLYADFTGLPPLLLQVGTAETLLDDTRRAAERARAAGVDVKVEEYDGAFHVFQQMGPDTPESQQALESIGSFVRQRTAAGVTA; translated from the coding sequence ATGGCGAGCGAGGCGATGCAGGCGTTGACGGCGCAGATCCGAGAGCAGGCGGGGGCGCTTGGCGAACTCGATCTGCCCGGTATGCGCGCCTGGTACGACGGCGTGGGCACGCAGACGCCGCTTGGCGCCGACGTGAAGGTGCAGGAGGTCAGCGCCGGCGGCGTGCCGGCGGAGTGGGTCTCGACGCCGGATGCCGGCAACGGCGTTGTGCTCTACCTGCACGGCGGCGGCTACGTAATCGGCTCGCCCACCAGCCACCGCGAGCTGTGCTCGCGCATCGCCCGCGCCTCCGGCGCCCGCGTGCTGCTGCTCAACTACCGCCTGGCGCCGGAGAGCCCCTTCCCGGCGGCGGTGGATGACGCGGTGAAGGCCTACCGCTTCCTGCTGGCCGAGGGCGTCGAACCGTCGAAGATCATCGTCTCCGGTGATTCGGCCGGCGGCGGTCTGACGCTGGCCACGCTGGTGGCGCTGCGCGACGCGGGCGAGCGCCTGCCCGCCGGCGGCGTGCCGCTCTCCGCCTGGACCGACCTGGCGCAGACGGGCGGCACGATCCAGAGCAAGGCGGAGGAGGATCCGATCGTCACCGGTGAGATGCTGACGGGGATGTCCGCAACCTACCTCAACGGCGCGGACAACACGCATCCGCTCGCCTCACCGCTCTACGCCGACTTCACCGGGCTGCCGCCGCTGCTGCTGCAGGTGGGCACGGCCGAGACACTGCTGGACGACACCCGCCGCGCGGCGGAGCGGGCCAGGGCCGCCGGCGTCGACGTGAAGGTGGAGGAGTACGACGGCGCCTTCCATGTTTTCCAGCAGATGGGGCCGGATACGCCCGAATCGCAGCAGGCGCTGGAGAGCATCGGCAGCTTCGTGCGGCAACGCACCGCCGCGGGCGTGACGGCGTAG
- a CDS encoding archease — MLDHTADVGVRAWGPDPAAAFAQAARGLFAVVLDADPLTWHGPGRPATRVAAAAGTTWQALLVNWLSELLYLFEVERFVPRTIAVTECAPPRVTALLTGTVLERLDAAGGTAVKAVTYHQLAVAIGPRRSEVRVILDI, encoded by the coding sequence CTGCTCGACCATACCGCCGACGTGGGCGTGCGGGCCTGGGGGCCGGACCCGGCCGCGGCCTTCGCGCAGGCGGCGCGCGGGCTGTTCGCCGTGGTGCTGGACGCCGACCCGCTGACCTGGCACGGCCCTGGCCGGCCGGCGACGCGCGTGGCGGCCGCGGCAGGCACAACGTGGCAGGCGCTGCTGGTCAACTGGCTGTCCGAGCTGCTCTACCTGTTCGAGGTCGAGCGTTTCGTGCCGCGCACGATCGCGGTGACGGAGTGCGCGCCGCCGCGTGTGACAGCGCTGCTTACGGGCACGGTGCTCGAACGGCTGGACGCTGCCGGCGGCACGGCGGTGAAGGCGGTGACCTATCACCAGCTCGCCGTCGCGATCGGTCCGCGGCGCAGTGAAGTGCGCGTGATCCTGGACATCTGA
- a CDS encoding RtcB family protein yields MKQKKTATKAPRDWVRLLRRLDAVRWELPAEAVPGMRVPGRIYANEKLIALIAKDEAVGQVAGVAGLPGIVGAALAMPDIHQGYGFPIGGVAATRVSDGVVSPGGVGFDINCGVRLLRTSLFRHEVEPRLGELLDQLARDVPAGAGTGTKAISADDEEGVLWEGAARAVQMGHGSEADLALLESNGALPDPEPALVSERARKRGLPQLGTLGSGNHFLEVQAVDRVFDEEAAAAYGLEGRGQVVVMLHTGSRGLGHQVCQDFLGLMQGAMQPYGISVPDAQLACVPVRSQEGREYLGAMAAAANFAWANRQAITGAVRRAFGRVLGLRDPDAALPVVYDVSHNIVKIERHQLDGEEIELCVHRKGATRAFPAGHSEVPELYRGVGQPVLVPGDMGRYSYVCAGLPGAMTETFGSCCHGAGRVLSRSAARRSLAGVDIVQRLRGAGVLVRAANKADLAEEASEAYKDAREVVLTVQEAGIARMVAQLRPLGVVKG; encoded by the coding sequence ATGAAGCAGAAGAAGACCGCGACGAAGGCGCCGCGCGACTGGGTTCGCCTGCTGCGCCGACTCGACGCGGTGCGCTGGGAGCTGCCGGCGGAGGCCGTGCCGGGCATGCGCGTGCCCGGCCGCATCTACGCCAACGAGAAGCTGATCGCGCTGATCGCGAAGGACGAGGCGGTCGGCCAGGTGGCCGGCGTGGCGGGGCTGCCGGGCATCGTCGGCGCGGCGCTGGCGATGCCGGACATCCACCAGGGCTACGGCTTCCCCATCGGCGGCGTGGCGGCCACGCGCGTGAGCGACGGTGTGGTCTCGCCGGGGGGCGTCGGCTTCGACATCAACTGCGGCGTGCGTCTGTTGCGCACGAGCCTCTTCCGCCACGAGGTCGAGCCGCGCCTGGGCGAGCTGCTGGATCAGTTGGCGCGCGACGTGCCCGCCGGCGCCGGCACCGGCACGAAGGCGATCTCGGCGGACGACGAGGAGGGCGTGCTCTGGGAGGGCGCGGCGCGGGCGGTGCAGATGGGCCACGGCAGCGAGGCCGATCTCGCCCTGCTCGAATCGAACGGCGCCCTGCCCGATCCGGAGCCGGCGCTGGTGAGCGAGCGGGCGCGCAAGCGCGGCCTGCCGCAGCTCGGCACGCTCGGCTCGGGCAACCACTTTTTGGAAGTGCAGGCAGTGGACCGCGTCTTCGACGAGGAGGCGGCCGCGGCCTATGGGTTGGAGGGCCGCGGCCAGGTGGTGGTGATGCTGCACACCGGCTCGCGCGGGCTGGGGCACCAGGTCTGCCAGGACTTTTTGGGCCTGATGCAGGGCGCGATGCAGCCGTACGGCATCTCCGTGCCGGACGCGCAGCTCGCCTGCGTGCCGGTGCGCTCACAGGAGGGCCGCGAGTACCTGGGCGCGATGGCTGCCGCGGCGAACTTCGCCTGGGCGAACCGCCAGGCGATCACCGGCGCGGTGCGGCGCGCCTTCGGACGTGTGCTCGGCCTGCGCGACCCCGATGCCGCGCTGCCGGTCGTGTACGACGTCTCCCATAACATCGTGAAGATCGAACGGCATCAGCTCGACGGCGAAGAGATCGAGCTGTGCGTGCACCGCAAGGGCGCGACGCGCGCCTTCCCCGCCGGCCATTCCGAGGTGCCCGAACTGTACCGCGGCGTGGGCCAGCCGGTGCTGGTGCCGGGCGACATGGGCCGCTATTCGTATGTGTGTGCCGGGCTGCCGGGAGCGATGACGGAGACGTTCGGCTCCTGCTGTCATGGCGCGGGTCGCGTGCTCAGCCGCAGCGCCGCCAGGCGCAGCCTCGCCGGCGTGGATATTGTGCAGCGCCTGCGCGGCGCGGGCGTGCTGGTGCGCGCGGCAAACAAGGCGGACCTGGCCGAAGAGGCGAGCGAGGCGTACAAGGACGCGCGTGAGGTCGTGCTCACCGTGCAGGAGGCCGGCATCGCCCGCATGGTGGCGCAACTGCGGCCGCTTGGCGTCGTGAAAGGCTGA